In the genome of Desulfofarcimen acetoxidans DSM 771, one region contains:
- a CDS encoding aminotransferase class V-fold PLP-dependent enzyme, with protein sequence MPVIYMDNAATSWPKPKAMLQAMQQFTEEYGANPGRSGHRMSLAAARVINDTREEIASLFGIKNPLRIIFTLNVTEALNLILHGLLKPGDHVITGSMEHNSVARPLRELENRGVEVTVIKCSPKGQLTPDKVKKSFKKNTRLVILTHASNVAGTLTPIKEIGRITGEAGILFAVDAAQTAGACQLNVKDMKIDLLAFTGHKSLLGPQGTGGLYIAAGVNLAPLKFGGTGSRSELDLQPEFLPDRYESGTPNTIGLAGLGASVKFVRETGVDNIYRHERALTEQLLQELAGIKNLLVYGPNDASMQMPVISINIEGRDPAEIGLLLDEKYGILTRVGLHCAPWAHKTINTFPAGTVRLSPGYFTTAADIDYTVRALREIAGG encoded by the coding sequence TTGCCGGTAATTTATATGGATAACGCGGCCACCTCCTGGCCCAAGCCTAAAGCCATGCTCCAGGCCATGCAGCAATTTACAGAGGAATACGGCGCTAATCCGGGACGCTCCGGTCACCGCATGAGTCTGGCTGCGGCCAGAGTTATTAACGATACCAGAGAAGAAATAGCATCATTGTTTGGCATAAAAAACCCCCTGAGAATTATTTTCACTCTGAATGTCACTGAAGCACTTAACCTTATCTTACACGGGCTCTTAAAGCCGGGTGATCATGTTATCACCGGCAGCATGGAACATAACTCGGTTGCCAGGCCACTGCGTGAACTGGAGAATCGCGGGGTCGAGGTTACTGTAATCAAGTGCTCTCCCAAAGGACAGTTAACCCCGGATAAGGTTAAGAAAAGCTTTAAGAAAAACACCCGGCTGGTTATCCTTACACATGCGTCAAACGTTGCGGGAACTTTGACTCCAATTAAAGAGATAGGCAGAATTACCGGAGAGGCCGGTATTTTATTTGCTGTAGACGCTGCACAAACCGCCGGAGCCTGCCAGCTTAATGTCAAGGATATGAAAATAGATTTGCTGGCCTTTACCGGGCACAAAAGCTTACTGGGACCACAAGGTACCGGGGGACTTTACATAGCCGCCGGTGTGAATTTAGCCCCGCTCAAGTTCGGAGGCACCGGAAGTCGCTCGGAATTGGACTTGCAGCCGGAATTTTTACCGGATCGCTATGAAAGTGGGACTCCTAATACCATAGGATTAGCCGGTCTGGGAGCTTCTGTCAAGTTTGTACGGGAAACAGGAGTTGACAATATTTACCGCCATGAAAGGGCTCTTACCGAACAGCTTTTACAGGAACTGGCGGGCATTAAGAATTTGCTGGTTTACGGTCCAAATGATGCTTCCATGCAAATGCCGGTTATATCCATCAATATCGAAGGAAGGGACCCTGCCGAAATAGGTCTGCTCCTGGATGAAAAATACGGTATATTAACCAGAGTAGGGCTGCACTGCGCACCCTGGGCACACAAAACAATAAATACCTTTCCGGCCGGCACAGTTCGACTCAGCCCGGGGTATTTTACTACTGCAGCTGATATAGATTACACAGTCCGGGCACTCAGAGAAATTGCCGGAGGGTAA
- the yqfC gene encoding sporulation protein YqfC, whose product MSWNKIKKKFKQQVSDLLEIPNDIVLDLPKIIMVGNLQVFIENHKGIVEYSPQLMRVNVGYGEVVITGESLILRNILLDEICIEGKISSLNFMQL is encoded by the coding sequence ATGTCCTGGAACAAGATTAAGAAAAAGTTTAAACAGCAGGTTTCCGATTTATTGGAAATTCCCAATGATATTGTTTTGGACTTGCCTAAAATTATAATGGTGGGTAATTTGCAAGTCTTTATTGAAAACCACAAAGGTATTGTAGAGTATTCTCCTCAATTGATGCGGGTGAATGTGGGCTACGGGGAAGTAGTGATAACAGGAGAGAGTCTTATACTCCGGAATATTTTGTTGGATGAGATATGTATTGAAGGCAAGATAAGCAGTTTGAATTTTATGCAATTATAA
- the selD gene encoding selenide, water dikinase SelD, translated as MTKTSGUAAKLGPEALSQVLRHIPFMTDPNLLVGTETADDAAVYRLNETTALILTTDFFTPVVDDPFIFGQIAATNALSDIYAMGGQPLLALNIVCFPNCLSTDILGLILQGGASKVIEAGAVIAGGHTVQDDEPKYGLAVAGLIHPDKVLTNAKARIGDVLILTKPLGTGIINTAIKGELAAPEAEKKAVETMTELNKAAAQAMQATGVHACTDITGFGLLGHAAEMARGSGLSIQIDSSSVLFLPEVKNLASMGMIPAGAYHNKNYLAEDVYIKPSVDDITGFALYDPQTSGGLLIAVEEEKKDLLMENLSRNGVQEFAAIGKVVDRKDCLISVA; from the coding sequence ATGACTAAGACTTCCGGGTGAGCGGCTAAACTGGGGCCGGAAGCCCTGTCGCAGGTTCTGCGACATATTCCGTTTATGACAGACCCAAATCTCCTGGTAGGAACCGAGACTGCTGATGACGCGGCAGTCTACAGGTTAAACGAAACAACTGCCTTAATACTTACTACCGATTTCTTTACACCGGTAGTGGACGACCCTTTCATCTTCGGACAGATTGCAGCAACCAATGCTTTGAGTGATATTTACGCCATGGGCGGTCAACCGCTGCTGGCTTTAAATATCGTATGCTTTCCCAACTGTCTTTCTACTGATATCCTGGGACTGATTCTTCAGGGCGGAGCATCGAAAGTCATAGAAGCAGGAGCAGTTATCGCCGGAGGTCATACCGTGCAGGATGATGAACCGAAATACGGGCTGGCGGTGGCAGGTCTAATCCACCCGGACAAGGTTCTAACCAACGCAAAAGCCCGGATCGGAGATGTTTTGATACTAACCAAGCCTCTGGGCACAGGAATAATAAACACTGCTATAAAAGGCGAGTTAGCCGCACCGGAGGCTGAAAAAAAGGCTGTTGAAACTATGACTGAGTTAAACAAAGCCGCTGCACAGGCCATGCAAGCCACAGGAGTGCACGCATGTACTGATATAACCGGGTTTGGCCTGCTGGGACACGCGGCGGAAATGGCCAGGGGCAGCGGGTTAAGCATCCAGATAGATTCATCTTCAGTATTGTTCCTGCCGGAGGTAAAAAACTTAGCCTCCATGGGTATGATTCCCGCAGGAGCCTATCATAATAAGAATTACCTGGCAGAAGATGTTTATATTAAACCCTCCGTTGATGATATAACCGGCTTTGCACTGTATGACCCACAAACCTCCGGAGGTCTGCTGATAGCTGTTGAAGAGGAAAAGAAAGACTTGCTTATGGAAAACTTGAGCCGCAACGGTGTTCAGGAATTTGCCGCAATAGGCAAAGTAGTCGACAGGAAAGATTGTTTAATCTCAGTTGCATAG
- a CDS encoding chemotaxis protein CheW translates to MAEEQLVIFQLNKQNYALSVNETKEIIRMAEITKVPNTDHFIEGIINLRGDVTPVINLNRRLGLYETEYDQDTRIIVVEHNKERVGMIVDAVNEVGRCSEEEIESPDITGEEIDFLRGVIKKGDELWLLLDLKKIL, encoded by the coding sequence ATGGCGGAAGAGCAGCTTGTGATCTTTCAATTAAATAAGCAGAACTATGCCCTTTCGGTTAATGAGACTAAGGAAATTATTCGCATGGCTGAGATAACCAAGGTGCCTAATACAGATCACTTTATTGAAGGAATAATTAATTTGCGCGGTGATGTAACCCCGGTAATTAATCTGAACCGGCGGTTAGGCTTGTATGAAACTGAATATGATCAGGATACCAGAATAATTGTAGTAGAGCACAATAAAGAAAGAGTAGGTATGATTGTGGACGCAGTTAATGAAGTTGGCCGCTGCAGTGAGGAAGAAATAGAATCACCGGATATAACCGGGGAAGAAATTGATTTCCTAAGAGGTGTTATTAAGAAAGGCGACGAATTATGGCTGTTGCTTGATTTGAAAAAGATTTTATAG